ctgttatcggctaggaatctgcatagcaatTAAGtaagagagcttaagtaggacaacataaactatataagaccaaactagctagattagattagatacTAGTGCCGTTTAGGACACTAGCGGatagttgagccagattagagactatagAACGGTAACTGATCCTCAACAGAGCACTATCCagcacgtgacgagaagttcaagctagcacgtgacctcaactagtggccctcgacaaTCACCTCCGGTCATGCAAGCAGTGCAACTAGCACAAGTGCAATGCACGGCTTCTAGCCTGCCGGCGTGCTGTGGCGCACATGTTCTGGGGTATTGCACTGTAAATATAGGGCGTATTTAGTATGCGGATTACGTGACCACATTCTGCTTCCAAGGTGCACCTACCAAAGGAAGAGGACTATAACCAAGGGGGCAGTGTGTGGAGAAAAACGCCAATTCAAAGCTCAGCGCATACGGAAGAAGGAGGAGTCAACTGCTGACCATGCCAGTAGTCTGAAGATGGTCGGAAGTCGTCTGCTGGCCGTTCAAGTAACAATTTCTGATCATTGTCTCCCGTAATGCTCTGAAATATGTACGTACGTAATGATTACTATCTCCTGTTTGTCATTAAGGAGTCGGGAGTATTTAGTTGTATaagtttatatataatgcagCGGTGACAGTTTCAAAGTGGATTTATCTTTTCTAAGACTCAGAATCATTGAATAGCTAGTTCGAACTTGATAAATAAACACAAGGAGTAATACGTTCGTCGGTTATGAAGTGGTGTACATTTGGTGTAGGCTCATTATTGGTGGCTAGTAAACTGGCTAATGGGTTTAACTTGCAAAGTCCTTTTTCGTTGCATGAGGGCTTTAAGGAGGCTCTAATGGATTTAGACGATTCATTCACGCAGGGTGTTGGGCAGACGTTTAAGTCGTTTAGAGATATGGATGGGATTGAGATATTGAAGTCGGAACACGATTCTAGATATTCTTTGCGAGTTAAGAAGCATGACCCTTCAAAATTAGGGATTGATACGGTGAACCAATGGTCGGGATATTTAGATGTTTCtgaaaagaagcattttTTCTATTGGGTTTTTGAAAGTAGGAACGATCCAAAGAACGATCCTGTTGTGTTGTGGTTGAATGGTGGGCCGGGGTGTTCTTCTTTTACTGGcttattttttgaactaGGACCTGCTAGCATTGGTGAAGATTTGAAACCAATTCATAATCCATATTCTTGGAACAATAACGCGACGATAATATTCTTGGAGCAGCCAATTGGGGTTGGGTTTTCTTATGGTGATACGACCGATTCAACGGCTTTGGCTGGTGAAGACGCATATTATTTCTTGGATTTATTCTTTAAGAAGTTCCCTGATTGGATTAAAAATCCGTTCCATATTGCAGGTGAGTCTTATGCTGGTCATTATATCCCTCAGATTGCACATGAAATTATTAAGCGTAAGGAGGATACAACTGGTACCGAACCGGCTCCTATTTTTAACTTGACATCTGTTTTGATTGGAAACGGTGCAACTGACGCAAAGACCCAGTATAATTACTATGAGCCAATGGCTTGCGGAAAGGGTGGATATCCTGCCGTTTTGGAGCCGGAGCAATGTGACAAGATGAATTCATCTGCTTCTACATGTGAGACCTTGAACAACCTATGTTATATGACCAAGAAGAGCATTCCTTGTATCGCGGCGGGAGCATACTGTGATCGTTTTGCATTCAAGTATTATTCCGAAACGGGTCTAAACCCATATGACATTAGAAAAGAGTGTGAAACCCCCGACGGCGGTCTTTGCTATAAAGACATGGAATACATAACTGACTATATGAACCAGGCGGAAGTTATTGAAGCATTAGGTTCGGATGTAAGTTCTTATGAGAGCTGTAGCGATAAAGTTATGGCAAGATTTACACTATCAGGAGACTCACACAAACCGTACTATCAATATGTTGCCCAACTCCTTGATCGTGAAATTCCAGTGTTAATTTATGCTGGTGACAAGGACTTCATCTGCAACTGGCTTGGAAACAAGGCTTGGACTGATACTGTGGGCTGGAGACATACTTACAAGTACAGGACTTTGCCATTGAAGTCATGGGTTAACAAAGAAACCGGTGAAGCGGCAGGGGAGGTAAAGAGCTATGGTGCTTTAACATTTTTGAGAGTGTATGATTCCGGTCATATGGTTCCATATGACCAGCCAGAAAATAGTTTGTACATGTTCAACAACTGGATATCTGGTAACTACAACTTGGATTATTCTCTCGATAAATGAATAGAGAGGGGATGAGGAAGTAATActccaaaatattcaagaaattagaaaaaaaatactgcTATGCAATTGTGAACGGGACAACTTTAACTAACGGAAGTTTGTCcatttgttcttttttaaaaaaaacgTATCTTAAAATGTCCTGAAAGACCTCCTCTATCTACAtcattatttgattttgtgATTCATTTTATATGCCCCCAATAAGTTGTGTAGCCTAGTAACTATTTCGGTACACTCTTCTGAAGAAATTGCTTCGAAATAGTAACGTTTTTCACTGTTTGGTTTTGACACAAATATCTTAAAATATTCATGGACTCTTTTGGACTTTTTAGCAAGTTTTACTTGGCTAATATGAAAGGATTTAGTTTTGCCCGCCTCTTGGTTCCAATGATAACCATCTTCGGGGggtataatataaatatagtCCCCATCTATAGCTAATGTACGTTCATGCTTATTAATAAAGGAAACCTGTTGTCTTCTCCATACCTTATATTTGTAATATGCTCCAGTAAACAAGTCTTTATAGCTTGATCCAGCAGGCAGCAAATTCGA
This Eremothecium cymbalariae DBVPG#7215 chromosome 5, complete sequence DNA region includes the following protein-coding sequences:
- the ATG42 gene encoding carboxypeptidase C (similar to Ashbya gossypii AER022W) — encoded protein: MKWCTFGVGSLLVASKLANGFNLQSPFSLHEGFKEALMDLDDSFTQGVGQTFKSFRDMDGIEILKSEHDSRYSLRVKKHDPSKLGIDTVNQWSGYLDVSEKKHFFYWVFESRNDPKNDPVVLWLNGGPGCSSFTGLFFELGPASIGEDLKPIHNPYSWNNNATIIFLEQPIGVGFSYGDTTDSTALAGEDAYYFLDLFFKKFPDWIKNPFHIAGESYAGHYIPQIAHEIIKRKEDTTGTEPAPIFNLTSVLIGNGATDAKTQYNYYEPMACGKGGYPAVLEPEQCDKMNSSASTCETLNNLCYMTKKSIPCIAAGAYCDRFAFKYYSETGLNPYDIRKECETPDGGLCYKDMEYITDYMNQAEVIEALGSDVSSYESCSDKVMARFTLSGDSHKPYYQYVAQLLDREIPVLIYAGDKDFICNWLGNKAWTDTVGWRHTYKYRTLPLKSWVNKETGEAAGEVKSYGALTFLRVYDSGHMVPYDQPENSLYMFNNWISGNYNLDYSLDK